CCCTGACCCTGAGTTGCGGGCAAAGCTGCAGGAAAAATTGAAAGAAATAAATGAGGCCTTTGAAGCCTTTGAGACAGCCGGGAGCTGAAAGCGCCGGGAGCGGCCGTTGACCATTGAATAGGAACAACATACGTGTTACATTATGTACTAGAAGAAGTTACGTTCTTTACAAAAGGGGGAGTAAATGAAGAATTGGAAGTTAAGCTTTTTGCTCGTGATGACGTGTACCCTTTTCCTGCTCGCAAGTCAAACGGCGTTCGGTGCAATAAAGATTGTCAAGTTTAACGTGCCCAGCTGCGAATGACCCGTGACCGAACAATGGGCACGGGATGCCATGTGGAGAACAAAAGGCGTGAAGGACGTGGACTCCAACTGGATGATCCACTGGATGAAGGTAACGTATGATGACCAGGTCACGAGCTTCGATGCCCTGGTGAAGGCGCTTGCGCACGAGGGGTTTGTGGTTCAGGGGCCGCCAGAGTACTTGGAGCCTGAATCCGACTCTGATGAGTAGGAAGGAGACACCTATGAAATCAATGAGACTGGCTGTTTTTCTCGTGATGGCCTGCATGCTCGTTCTGCTCGCAAGCCAGACAGCATTTGGCGCAATAAAAATTGTCAAATTTACCGTGCCCGCCTGCGAATGACCGGTGACCGAACAATGGGCCAGGCAGGCCCTATGGAGAGTTAAGGGCGTGAAGGACGTGGACTCCAACTGGATGGTCCATTGGATGAAAGTGACCTACGACGATCAGGTAACGAATTACGATGAATTAGTGAAGGCCCTCGCGCATGAGGGGTTCTATGTAGAAGGGGAACCAGAGTACCTCCAGTAATGATGCCGGTTTGCATTCAAGCGTATTCCTTCGTTGCCCTTCGGCCTCCATCCTGACTGCAAACCGGCATAATCCCTCAAATCATTCGATAGCTCCGACGCAAGTTAGCATCATCTTCGGCTGCCAGCCCATCATGGCTGCAAAGCGGCGCAACATCTTGGATCAGTGCTCCTATGCAATCTATGTCAGTCTTTCGCCGGGCGGGAGAAAATTCTGGTGACGTCAGGCACGAGCACGCGCTTGGCGTAAGCCAGTACTTGTGACACGAGTTCGTGATACGTGGTCTTGCCGCCCATCACATCAGCCATAGCTTCGCAGAACGCCTGGCCTTTAAGACGAAAGAGGTAGTTGCGGATAGCAGCAGGACCATACAGAAGTTTTGCTACATCTGCGGCTGATCTCAGTTCTCTCAGTATCTGCTCTTCAACCGTCGACTGATACTCTTTTCTGACCAATGTCTCATCGAATCTTCCTGCAATGAGCGCCTTTGCTGCGAGTTGGCCGCTCCTCACCGCAAAGGATATCCCTTCTCCTGTTACAGGATCCGTGAAGCCTGCTGTATCCCCTGCGAGGAGAATGCGTCCGCTCATAAGAACATCGCTCCTCGGGCGCAACGCTGCCACCGCTCCGTGACGTACGGTGGTATCGCCTAAAGGAATATCAACCGATCGAAGAAGCTGTCCGAGGGATTGGTCGAGGGGTATTCTGCCGCGCTTCACGCTGGCAAGGCCCACCGAAAGATGGGAACCTTTTGGAAAAATCCACGCGTATCCGGCCGGTATAAGGCCGAAATAGAACAGGGCCGCACTCGCGAACCTTTCGAGCGTCCTCTCATTGACAGGCACTTCCCACTCGATGGCAGGGCCTAATCTGCGCGTCTCGCGCCAACCGGCTTTCCGAGGGATCGAACCGGTCGAGCCGTCAGCCGATACAACGAACGAGCAGGAGAGCGACCCCGTGTTGGTCTTGAGCGCAACCACGCCATCTTCTTGAGATACATCAAAAACATGACATTCTTCCCGCAGTTCTGCCCCGGCACCGACTGCATTGAGCGCGAGCAAGCGGTCAAATTTGTCGCGCATCGACATCGAGACCAGCGGCTCCTGCCTCGTCACACTGAATTGCAATCCTGCATCAAGGAGGTGCAGCCTGGCAGAAAAACATTGGCGCTCGATGCTTTCTTTGACGTTGGACGGCAGGATCCGCAAGGCGCGCCCGACGATGCCGGCTCCGCACACCTTATAGCGCGGCATCTTAGCGCGTTCAAGCAGTGCAACATGCACCCCGGCTTCGGCAAGCACTCGTGCTGCGGAGGACCCCGCAGGCCCGGCGCCAATGACGATCACATCATACTTCATAGGTCTTTTATTCACATTTCCATAAAGAGAACCTCGCTGTCAATGGGTATGTGTATATGCTAGAATACACGACTAAAATGGGCAGAAAGATTGCGACTGCGCTTCTCTTTATTTTGCTGCTGTTATCGTGCGGCAAAAAAGAGGAAACAGGAAAATACGATGATCCGGGTAGGCCTGCCTACGGCGACACGCTCATCACCAGTTCCATCGGCGAAGCCTCCAACCTGATTCCACTGTTGGCTACGGACGGCGCTTCGCATGACATAGCCGGGTATATCTACAATGGGCTGGTCAAGTACGACAAGGACCTGAATATCGTGGGCGATCTTGCCGAATCGTGGGATTTCTCAACGGACAAGCTGACCATTACCTTCCATTTGAGGAGAGACGTAAGATGGCAGGACGGAAAACCTTTTACCGCGCGTGACGTGCTCTATACCTACAAGGTGACTGTGGATCCCAAAACGCCCACTGCGTACTCCGGAGATTTCCTGATGGTCAAGAAGGCCGAGGTACCGGACGATTACACCTTCAAGGTCACCTATGACAAGCCCTTTGCCCCGGCTCTCATAAGCTGGGGCGTGTCAATCCTGCCGAGTCATCTGCTGGAGGGAAAGGACATTACCACGTCTCCCCTCACACGCGCGCCGGTGGGCACAGGACCCTACAAGCTCAAAGAATGGATCGCCGGCGACCGGATTGTGCTTACCGAAAACTCCGATTATTTCGAGGGTCGGCCGTATATCTCCCGCATCATCGCTCGGGTAATACCTGACCCTGCAACGCAGTTTCTCGAATTGAAGAACGGGGGCATTGACATGGCGGGGCTTACGCCTTTGCAATACGTCAAGCAGACGGATTACCCGAAGTTCAACCGGGAATTCAACAAGATCAAATACCTCGGCTTCAATTACGTCTACCTCGGCTACAACTTGAAACATCCTTTCTTCAGGGATAAGCGCGTCCGTCAGGCCCTCACCTATGCGGTCAACAAGCAGGAGATTATAGAGGGTATCCTGCTCGGGCAGGGCGTGGTTGCTGACGGCCCGTACAAGCCCGATATGTGGGCTTACAACCCGAATGTGCGGAAATACTCGTACGATCCGAAGAAGGCAGAATCCCTGCTTGCTGAAGCCGGTTTCGTCAAAGGTTCGAACGGGCGCCTCTCAAAGGATGGGAAGCCCTTCGAATTCACCATCATGACCAATCAGGGCAATGATGTGAGGATCCACTGCGCAGAGCTTATTCAGCGGTGGTTTGCGGCAATAGGAATCACGGTAAAGATCAGGGTGATCGAGTGGGCCGCCTTTGTCAACCAGTTCATAGACTCCCGCAAATTCGATGCTGTGCTCCTGGCGTGGACCATACCGCAGGACCCGGACATTTACGACATCTGGCACTCTTCGAAGCAGGGGACGAAAGAGCTCAACTTTATGGGATTCGAGAATAAAGAAGTCGATGAACTTCTCGTACAGGCAAGACAGACCTTCGATCAGGAGGAGCGCAAGCGTTATTACTGGCGTATCCAGGAGATACTGGCAGAGGAACAGCCCTATACGTTTCTTTTTATTCCATACACAACTCTGGCTGTACAGAAGAGGATCAAAGGGATAGTTCCTGCCCCTGCGGGCATTACCTATAACTTTCCCAAGTGGTATGTGCCCGCAGATCAGCAGCGTTACAGGACAGTGCAGGAGACAAAATAGTGCTGACGTATCTGGCTAAGCGGCTTATCTTCATGGTGCCGATGCTTCTCGGCATCACGATCATTTCTTTTCTGATCGTGCATCTGCCGCCGGGAGAACCGGGAGCGCTGGGCCTTGAGATGAATCCCAAGGTGACCAAAGAGGTGCGCGAGAGAGTCCGCGCTCTTTACGACCTCGACAAGCCGCTGCACGTCCAATATTACTTGTGGCTGAAGCGCTTCGTGAAACTCGATTTCGGCCGCTCCTTCAGTTCAGACCGCAGGCTTGTGATCGATAAAATAACCGAGCGCCTTCCGATCACGGTTAGTCTCAATCTGCTCGCCATGATACTTGAGCTTGCCTTCGGAATCCCTATCGGGATCTACTGCGCGAAATACAAGGGTTCGGTTCTTGACAAAGGACTGACCGCCTTTGTCTTCGCCGGTTTTGCAATCCCCACGTTCTGGCTCGCCCTGCTCTGCATGCTTTTATTCGGGGTCCATCTCGATCTCCTTCCCATCACCGGACTAAAGTCGTTCAACTATTCGGAGCTTTCATTCTTTGGAAAAGTCGCTGACCTTGCGCGTCACCTGATTCTCCCGGTACTTATTTCTGCTGTTGGTGGTCTGGCAGGTATGTCGCGCTTCATGAAGAGCAGCTTGCTCGAAGTCTTGCGACAGGATTACATCACGACAGCGTACGCCAAGGGACTTCCGGAAGGGATGATCTTGAGAAAGCATGCGGTTCGCAATGCCCTGCTCTCGGTAATCACTATACTCGGCATGGCCGTACCGGGACTCATCGGGGGCAGCGTGATCTTTGAGACCATCTTCGGCATCCCAGGCATGGGGCAGCTTTTTTATATGAGCGTGATGTCCCGTGATTTTCCGGTCATCATGGGCATTCTGGTGATGGGAGCATTCCTCACGCTTATCGGTAACCTGCTTGCGGATATTGCTCTTGCGGTGGCTGACCCGAGAATTAGAATAGGTTAAGAACGGCGACGTATAGGTAAGAGAGAGATGACACAAGAACTTGACGAAAAGAGAGAAAAGCGAAGGGTCACGCTCATATCGTTAGCCACGGCGTGTGTGCTCATCGTGCTGAAGCTCGTTGCAGGCATCGCGACGGGTTATCTGACGCTTATATCTGAAGCCCTCCATTCTTCCCTCGATGCGCTGGTCACGGTTATTACCTTTCTTTCCATCCGTTACGCGGAACGACCGGCTGACACTGATCATGCTTACGGTCATGGCAAAGCTGAAAACCTCGCGGCTTTCACCGAATCGATCCTGCTCTTCTTCGCAATATTCTTCATAGCAAAAGAGGTTGTGGAGAGGCTTTTCATCAAAGACGTCATCATAACTCCTAACATCTGGGCGGTCTCTGTTCTCGCTGTTTCGGTGATCTGCGATGTGCAGAGGTCAAGGGCATTGAGACGAATCGCAGACAAGTATAAGAGCCCGGCGATCGAGGCGGATGCGGTCCATTTCAAGGCGGACTTCGTCTCATCCGCTGTCGCGCTCTCGGGTATCCTCATCACTTACGTTGCTCAAAAGGTGAATATCAGCGGTATCAACACATACGTGGATGTGATAACCACCTGTGCCATCCTCAGCATAGTAATAAGGATGGTCCTCCGGATCCTCACGAAATCAGCTGGCGTGCTGCTTGACAGGACGCTGCCCGACCAGGCTGCGCTGATAAAGAATATTGCCGCACGAGTGCCCGAGGTGATCGATGTTGAAAAGGTCCGGACCCGGGAGGCGGGCAAACAGACGTTTGTCGACCTTACGGTCGACGTCGACAGGAACCTGAGTGTCGAGTCAACCTATTCGATAGAGAAAAAGCTAAAAGAAAAGATAGGAAGAGAGATCAAGGATGTTGACGTCACCCTGCAAATGAGACCGGTGGCCACCGAGAGCGAGAGCATCGCAGAGCGGATCCGCTCAATAGGCTC
The genomic region above belongs to Syntrophorhabdales bacterium and contains:
- a CDS encoding geranylgeranyl reductase family protein, with the protein product MKYDVIVIGAGPAGSSAARVLAEAGVHVALLERAKMPRYKVCGAGIVGRALRILPSNVKESIERQCFSARLHLLDAGLQFSVTRQEPLVSMSMRDKFDRLLALNAVGAGAELREECHVFDVSQEDGVVALKTNTGSLSCSFVVSADGSTGSIPRKAGWRETRRLGPAIEWEVPVNERTLERFASAALFYFGLIPAGYAWIFPKGSHLSVGLASVKRGRIPLDQSLGQLLRSVDIPLGDTTVRHGAVAALRPRSDVLMSGRILLAGDTAGFTDPVTGEGISFAVRSGQLAAKALIAGRFDETLVRKEYQSTVEEQILRELRSAADVAKLLYGPAAIRNYLFRLKGQAFCEAMADVMGGKTTYHELVSQVLAYAKRVLVPDVTRIFSRPAKD
- a CDS encoding peptide-binding protein; this translates as MGRKIATALLFILLLLSCGKKEETGKYDDPGRPAYGDTLITSSIGEASNLIPLLATDGASHDIAGYIYNGLVKYDKDLNIVGDLAESWDFSTDKLTITFHLRRDVRWQDGKPFTARDVLYTYKVTVDPKTPTAYSGDFLMVKKAEVPDDYTFKVTYDKPFAPALISWGVSILPSHLLEGKDITTSPLTRAPVGTGPYKLKEWIAGDRIVLTENSDYFEGRPYISRIIARVIPDPATQFLELKNGGIDMAGLTPLQYVKQTDYPKFNREFNKIKYLGFNYVYLGYNLKHPFFRDKRVRQALTYAVNKQEIIEGILLGQGVVADGPYKPDMWAYNPNVRKYSYDPKKAESLLAEAGFVKGSNGRLSKDGKPFEFTIMTNQGNDVRIHCAELIQRWFAAIGITVKIRVIEWAAFVNQFIDSRKFDAVLLAWTIPQDPDIYDIWHSSKQGTKELNFMGFENKEVDELLVQARQTFDQEERKRYYWRIQEILAEEQPYTFLFIPYTTLAVQKRIKGIVPAPAGITYNFPKWYVPADQQRYRTVQETK
- a CDS encoding cation diffusion facilitator family transporter, producing MTQELDEKREKRRVTLISLATACVLIVLKLVAGIATGYLTLISEALHSSLDALVTVITFLSIRYAERPADTDHAYGHGKAENLAAFTESILLFFAIFFIAKEVVERLFIKDVIITPNIWAVSVLAVSVICDVQRSRALRRIADKYKSPAIEADAVHFKADFVSSAVALSGILITYVAQKVNISGINTYVDVITTCAILSIVIRMVLRILTKSAGVLLDRTLPDQAALIKNIAARVPEVIDVEKVRTREAGKQTFVDLTVDVDRNLSVESTYSIEKKLKEKIGREIKDVDVTLQMRPVATESESIAERIRSIGSKEGYNLHHITLHEVEGKLHVDLDLEVEGNVRLAKAHSIADYLEAKIKKDNPAITEVNTHVDWRKPSPVSEVVIEHDQGLIKAIESMLHEKEEILSCKRISIEEERSGELFITIHCTMRADDTAEAVHSVSEDLENRIKERMERVKRVIIHVEPE
- a CDS encoding ABC transporter permease, whose translation is MLTYLAKRLIFMVPMLLGITIISFLIVHLPPGEPGALGLEMNPKVTKEVRERVRALYDLDKPLHVQYYLWLKRFVKLDFGRSFSSDRRLVIDKITERLPITVSLNLLAMILELAFGIPIGIYCAKYKGSVLDKGLTAFVFAGFAIPTFWLALLCMLLFGVHLDLLPITGLKSFNYSELSFFGKVADLARHLILPVLISAVGGLAGMSRFMKSSLLEVLRQDYITTAYAKGLPEGMILRKHAVRNALLSVITILGMAVPGLIGGSVIFETIFGIPGMGQLFYMSVMSRDFPVIMGILVMGAFLTLIGNLLADIALAVADPRIRIG